The following proteins come from a genomic window of Microbacterium sp. SY138:
- a CDS encoding Lrp/AsnC family transcriptional regulator gives MSANDVIADETDRIVAAALQVNGRASWGEIARVVDLPERTVARRGQRLLDRGLVRVSTYVDPARVLHARAVLFRITTEPHALWHVARTLARRADASSVSVLEGSSDIAGMLLPHDDASIRELLFTDFPELDGIDSINVTTVLKFFRSGHDWRAGVLTDEQARMLDESSGSEVDPADSLSTDEEALIRLLLKDGRMPVAQLARSLGLNVTTTRRRMESLSRRGLMHPRTEVVPSLFGLGLEALVWLRVPMARLERVGTALAAAPEVKFIAATTGTSQLLANVLVKDADEFYEFLTGPAVAGHEGLEVVESLVVITPVLRGSLIVDEAPEALANDMPTGAIRL, from the coding sequence GTGTCCGCGAATGATGTGATCGCCGACGAGACCGATCGGATCGTCGCCGCGGCCCTGCAGGTGAACGGCCGCGCGTCGTGGGGCGAGATCGCTCGCGTGGTCGATCTGCCCGAGCGCACGGTCGCCCGTCGAGGCCAACGGCTGCTGGATCGAGGACTGGTCCGCGTCTCCACCTACGTCGACCCGGCCCGCGTCCTACACGCCCGCGCGGTGCTGTTCCGCATCACGACCGAGCCCCATGCCCTGTGGCACGTGGCACGCACGCTCGCGCGGCGGGCGGACGCGTCCTCGGTCTCGGTGCTCGAGGGCAGCAGCGACATCGCCGGAATGCTGCTCCCCCACGATGACGCCTCCATCCGCGAGCTGCTCTTCACCGACTTCCCCGAGCTCGACGGCATTGACTCGATCAATGTCACGACAGTGCTGAAGTTCTTCCGCTCGGGGCACGACTGGCGCGCGGGAGTGCTCACCGACGAGCAGGCGCGCATGCTCGACGAGTCGTCCGGATCCGAGGTCGACCCCGCCGATTCTCTGAGCACGGACGAAGAGGCGCTCATCCGGCTGCTGCTGAAGGACGGACGGATGCCGGTCGCTCAGCTTGCCCGATCGCTGGGACTGAACGTCACGACCACCCGGCGCCGGATGGAGTCCCTGAGCCGTCGCGGTCTGATGCATCCGCGGACCGAGGTCGTGCCGAGTCTGTTCGGGTTGGGACTGGAGGCGCTCGTCTGGCTCCGGGTGCCGATGGCGCGCCTCGAGAGAGTGGGAACCGCCCTGGCGGCAGCGCCCGAGGTGAAGTTCATCGCCGCGACCACCGGCACCTCGCAACTGCTCGCCAACGTGCTCGTGAAAGACGCCGACGAGTTCTACGAGTTCCTCACCGGGCCGGCCGTGGCGGGCCACGAAGGCCTCGAGGTCGTGGAGTCGCTGGTCGTCATCACGCCGGTGCTGCGTGGGTCGCTGATCGTGGATGAGGCACCCGAAGCACTGGCGAACGACATGCCCACCGGCGCCATCCGCCTATAG
- a CDS encoding aldehyde dehydrogenase family protein: protein MFTATGDNWADRAATLPLRTRLFIDGAWEEGSAEPLTPVSPRDGRTLPPISAASVGDVDRAVRSARAAFDSGIWSRIAPRERGQLLIAFAQRIHDNAEELALTISLEMGKPLREALQTELRAVVNCFRWYGEAADKVLDEMPVTAPGSLALVTREPAGVVAAVVPWNFPLTMTAWKLAPALAVGNSVVLKPAEHTTFSALRLAELAHEAGIPSGVLNVTPGTGQVAGRALGEHHDVDVVTFTGSPEVGRKFLGYSAASNGKRVWPELGGKTASLVLPDADLERAVRATADGCFYNQGQMCTASSRLLVPRAQRDRALEIAADVARTTLPADPFEVTTSMGAIVSERQLAGIAGFVERAQAEGGELAAGSPERFHAVDGGSYFAPVVLGVTPQHEVAQREVFGPVLSVIAYDDVEDALEIANGTEFGLAAALWSTDLNAVHTLSRRLRAGVVWVNCFEEGDMTIPFGGVKGSGFGRDKSLHALEKFTDLKTTWIELS, encoded by the coding sequence GTGTTCACGGCAACGGGAGACAACTGGGCGGATCGCGCGGCGACGCTGCCCCTGCGCACGCGCTTGTTCATCGACGGTGCGTGGGAGGAGGGCTCGGCCGAGCCACTGACGCCGGTGAGCCCGCGCGACGGACGGACGCTCCCGCCGATCAGCGCAGCCTCGGTGGGCGATGTGGACCGTGCTGTGCGCTCGGCGCGCGCGGCATTCGACTCCGGGATCTGGTCGCGGATCGCTCCCCGCGAGCGTGGACAGCTGCTGATCGCGTTCGCCCAGAGGATCCACGACAACGCCGAAGAGCTCGCCCTCACCATCTCGCTCGAGATGGGCAAGCCCCTGCGCGAGGCGCTGCAGACCGAGCTCCGCGCCGTCGTGAACTGCTTCCGCTGGTACGGCGAGGCTGCGGACAAGGTCCTCGACGAGATGCCCGTCACCGCCCCGGGCAGCCTCGCGCTCGTCACCCGCGAACCGGCGGGAGTGGTCGCGGCCGTCGTGCCCTGGAACTTCCCCCTGACCATGACCGCCTGGAAGCTCGCCCCCGCTCTCGCGGTCGGCAACAGCGTGGTGCTCAAGCCCGCCGAGCACACCACCTTCTCGGCGCTCCGTCTGGCCGAGCTCGCACACGAGGCCGGGATCCCCTCCGGCGTCCTGAACGTCACACCCGGCACCGGCCAGGTCGCCGGCCGTGCTCTCGGCGAGCACCATGACGTCGACGTCGTCACCTTCACGGGCTCGCCCGAGGTCGGCCGCAAGTTCCTCGGCTATTCGGCGGCGTCGAACGGCAAGCGCGTCTGGCCCGAGCTCGGTGGCAAGACCGCGAGCCTGGTGCTGCCGGATGCCGACCTCGAGCGCGCGGTGCGGGCCACCGCCGACGGCTGCTTCTACAACCAGGGCCAGATGTGCACGGCCTCGTCGCGTCTGCTGGTTCCCCGCGCCCAGCGGGACCGTGCCCTCGAGATCGCCGCCGACGTCGCACGCACGACCCTTCCCGCCGACCCCTTCGAGGTCACGACCTCGATGGGCGCGATCGTCAGCGAGAGGCAGCTCGCGGGCATCGCCGGCTTCGTCGAGCGCGCCCAGGCGGAAGGCGGCGAACTCGCGGCCGGCAGCCCCGAGCGGTTCCACGCCGTCGATGGTGGCAGCTACTTCGCCCCGGTCGTGCTCGGCGTCACTCCCCAGCACGAGGTCGCGCAGCGCGAGGTGTTCGGCCCCGTGCTCTCGGTCATCGCCTACGACGACGTCGAAGACGCCCTCGAGATAGCGAACGGCACCGAGTTCGGACTCGCCGCCGCGCTCTGGAGCACCGACCTCAACGCCGTGCACACCCTGTCTCGGCGCCTGCGCGCCGGCGTCGTGTGGGTCAACTGCTTCGAAGAGGGCGACATGACGATCCCGTTCGGCGGCGTCAAGGGATCCGGATTCGGTCGCGACAAGAGCCTGCACGCGCTCGAGAAGTTCACCGATCTGAAGACCACCTGGATCGAGCTCTCATGA
- a CDS encoding gamma-glutamyl-gamma-aminobutyrate hydrolase family protein: MTRPFIGITTWRRFIDTDLGAGRAAHTLGTEYAAPIEAAGGAVVLLPPTASVDEVLDRLDGLVLSGGEDVHPSRYGAEPQEGKNYDPSRDGFEIELALGARRRGIPVLAICRGLQVSNIAFGGSLVIDIPTTEHHQPVRAADQQLAARHPIVLADGSRLAALYGTRERIVNTIHHQSIDIPAPGVHSVAWAPDGIVEAVESDDDWPFWAVQWHPEKMIDPDEAAEEMPLFTAFVSAARERAAEHPAAEKGTR; the protein is encoded by the coding sequence ATGACGCGCCCGTTCATCGGCATCACCACCTGGCGCCGGTTCATCGACACCGATCTCGGGGCCGGCCGCGCGGCGCACACCCTGGGAACGGAGTACGCCGCCCCCATCGAAGCGGCCGGCGGTGCCGTCGTTCTCCTCCCTCCGACGGCGAGCGTGGACGAGGTGCTCGACCGCCTCGACGGGCTGGTGCTCTCCGGCGGCGAAGACGTGCACCCCTCGCGCTATGGTGCCGAACCGCAGGAGGGGAAGAACTACGACCCCTCGCGCGACGGCTTCGAGATCGAACTCGCCCTCGGGGCACGCCGGCGCGGTATCCCCGTACTCGCGATCTGTCGCGGACTGCAGGTGAGCAACATCGCCTTCGGCGGGTCCCTCGTGATCGATATCCCGACCACGGAACACCACCAGCCGGTGCGCGCCGCCGACCAGCAGCTCGCCGCCCGGCATCCGATCGTCCTCGCGGACGGGAGCCGGCTCGCCGCCCTCTACGGCACGCGGGAGCGGATCGTGAACACCATCCATCACCAGTCGATCGACATTCCCGCCCCCGGTGTCCACTCCGTCGCCTGGGCGCCGGACGGGATCGTCGAAGCCGTCGAGTCCGACGACGACTGGCCCTTCTGGGCAGTGCAGTGGCACCCCGAGAAGATGATCGACCCCGATGAGGCCGCAGAGGAGATGCCGCTGTTCACGGCGTTCGTCTCGGCCGCCCGCGAACGAGCAGCGGAACACCCCGCTGCGGAGAAAGGAACACGATGA
- a CDS encoding DUF3830 family protein: MTKQVFLEYENGVRAVATLFEDLAPRTCEAMWGALEKPVTMQAMHAMYAGPEVMVGLPEEAQNFDPEKVPFENQQVVPAPGDLQWYWQRPMQMGGLPFEWYEIGVFYDRGARTLGPLGWTPVNIWGGITEGLAEFAKESAAIRIDGAKQLTIGRLV, translated from the coding sequence ATGACCAAGCAGGTCTTCCTCGAGTACGAGAACGGCGTCCGCGCCGTCGCCACCCTGTTCGAGGACCTCGCCCCTCGCACGTGCGAGGCCATGTGGGGTGCGCTGGAGAAGCCGGTCACCATGCAGGCGATGCACGCGATGTATGCCGGACCGGAGGTCATGGTCGGGCTCCCCGAAGAGGCTCAGAACTTCGACCCCGAGAAGGTGCCGTTCGAGAACCAGCAGGTCGTGCCCGCACCGGGTGATCTGCAGTGGTACTGGCAGCGACCCATGCAGATGGGTGGGCTGCCGTTCGAGTGGTACGAGATCGGCGTCTTCTACGATCGTGGTGCCCGTACTCTCGGCCCGCTCGGATGGACACCCGTCAACATCTGGGGCGGCATCACCGAAGGACTCGCGGAGTTCGCCAAGGAGAGCGCGGCGATCCGCATCGACGGAGCCAAGCAGCTCACCATCGGACGCCTGGTCTAA
- a CDS encoding extracellular solute-binding protein has product MNTRRILTTGALVATGALVLAGCAAGDDSASSGDKEFAGETIVVTSFGGDWEKAFIEAVVDPFEEETGAKVELITLYSADALAQVTAQKASPQIDVVHFSGGQEFTAAADGLIAPIAADELSETGDLIDLATAGLERGEGPVIQLAPIGLVYNTEADAPAPTSWLDLFDEAYAGHVALTDFSNTYGVLSMLRVADALGGGIDDPSQAISDLGALASSGDAIVVPTSPDLQTAFAQRDTWLAPYAMDYAGTLQDAGLPVEFIVPEEGVTASLITANVVEGRDNPDLAKLFIDFELRPEAQAVFAENMRYSPVNTKTELSDEAADAVLTGDELETVVVYAPGDVAASRPAWTDEWNALITK; this is encoded by the coding sequence ATGAATACCCGAAGAATCCTCACCACCGGAGCGCTCGTCGCCACCGGAGCCCTCGTCCTCGCCGGCTGTGCTGCCGGTGACGACAGCGCATCGTCCGGCGACAAGGAGTTCGCCGGCGAGACCATCGTCGTCACGTCGTTCGGCGGCGACTGGGAGAAGGCCTTCATCGAGGCCGTCGTCGATCCCTTCGAGGAGGAGACCGGGGCGAAGGTCGAGCTGATCACGCTGTACAGCGCCGACGCCCTCGCGCAGGTCACCGCCCAGAAGGCGAGCCCGCAGATCGACGTCGTGCATTTCTCCGGAGGGCAGGAGTTCACCGCGGCCGCAGACGGTCTCATCGCGCCGATCGCCGCCGACGAACTCTCCGAGACCGGCGACCTGATCGACCTGGCCACGGCCGGACTCGAACGGGGCGAAGGCCCGGTCATCCAGCTCGCGCCGATCGGGCTCGTGTACAACACCGAGGCGGATGCGCCGGCACCCACCTCGTGGTTGGATCTGTTCGACGAGGCCTACGCAGGGCACGTCGCCCTCACGGACTTCTCGAACACGTACGGCGTGCTCTCGATGCTCCGGGTCGCCGACGCGCTCGGTGGTGGCATCGACGACCCGTCGCAGGCGATCAGCGATCTCGGGGCCCTGGCTTCCTCGGGCGACGCGATCGTCGTCCCGACCTCGCCCGATCTGCAGACCGCCTTCGCCCAGCGCGACACGTGGCTCGCACCGTACGCGATGGACTACGCCGGCACGCTGCAGGACGCCGGCCTTCCGGTAGAGTTCATCGTCCCGGAAGAAGGCGTCACCGCCTCCCTCATCACGGCGAACGTGGTCGAGGGCCGGGACAACCCCGACCTCGCGAAGCTCTTCATCGATTTCGAACTGCGCCCCGAAGCACAGGCCGTCTTCGCGGAGAACATGCGGTACTCGCCGGTCAACACCAAGACCGAGCTCTCCGACGAGGCTGCGGACGCGGTGCTGAC